TTAACAGGCTAACCAGCAATCAGCGCAATGTGCAAAATATTACCAAAGTAATGGGTCATTTATcgcatatgttttttttttcaaataagcAAACGTATTTTCTAATTTCTTTTCATCTATCTTGATAAATTGGATATTATGACCAATATGTTTGAGCAAATGATTGAAATCAACCTTCACATACAAATGAGACACCTAACATGATTTGTTTTCCATATTACTTCTTCCTTTTGTTTGGCTCCACCTCCGCCAGGTCTGTCCCTGCAGGCGTTGTGTTTCCTCATCATCGGCTGTACCAACAGTTCCGTGGCCTCCATGACTCTTCTGTCCATCGGCATGGCTTCTGCTGGTCTCACCTTGTCTTCAGGTGGGTCACAAGACACACGTCTTGCAAACCAATAGATGCAATTTGCAATTGATTGCTTTTTTTGATTGCTGTTTACACGAAATCTTAAGTATTGATTGGTTTTCCCCAGGGTACAACGTGAACGCCCTGGACATCTCTCCCCGGTACGCCAGCATCATCATGGGCCTGTCCGGCGCCATCGCCACCCTGTCAGGCATCCTCTGCCCGATAGTCGTGGGGACTATCACAGTAGACAAGGTTTGTTCAACGCTGTGGAATCCCTTGTTTTCTCATTTCGATGGACTTTTGTTGCAATAGTTTGACCATTCTAGTTTGTTTTTGGAACGTAGATGATTTCGGTGGCGTTGGCAATGACAGTTAGGGGCATTTCAGGACAAAATTTAAAAACTAGCTTTTCATGAAAAGAACTTAGActatacttttacatgtatttcctctaactttgtttctttgttcctTTTATCTCTTCCAGACTGCCAAACAGTGGGGCTATGTGTTCATCATCTCTGCGGTCATACTGATCATCAGCGTCGTGTTCTACTTCTTCCTCGCCTCTGGAGAAACCCAGCCGTGGTCCAATCCCAAGCCGCGCAGCGACGGCGCCGACGACGACGACGAGGAGGACGTCTTCGTGAAGAAGTCGAAACTTCCCGAATGGGCAAAGAAGCCGAAAATGCCCGACTGGTTCCGAACGGCGGGTGACGGCAAGCCGAGTTCTCCCGAGCCTCAGGACGAAGCCGCAGGGAAGGATGCGGGTAGAAAAGCGACGGACAAACTCATGGCACGGTCTGTCGTTGACGATGGTTCTCCGATAGACTGGGTGGATGAATCGGTGAATTTTGTACAAATAGACCCCGAGAATCCTTATATGTACAATACAGAAAGGGACTTTTAAGTGTTGAACCAGTAGCATATTTATAATAAAGTTcgtacatttttgttttacatttagaATTAGGAAACATTATTGTACATGAACCATAGAGCTATGATAAAGATAAAAACTTCCTTGTAGCTAGGGAAATGTTCTTGTAGATGTTAAGTGGGTATAATCGTAGAGCAGTTAAAAGATTTAAGAAAATATCATTCTTAGACGCACCTGTAGCCAAAAGCAGTAGACTAATTCACTCATTGAGGTCACTCATTGAAACTATTTTTGCAGTGCCATGGAATACACACTAAACTAGGAAGTCATCACATGGTTATCCGTGATGATGTCTGCAAGATGGATTGAAATTATGATGTATCCGATAGTTACAATATATGGAAGAGTTTGAGAAGCACTCAAGAGTGTAGGGTTCCAGAAACCGAACAATGACGGAGTATTCCCATTAACAACGGTGACTAAAGGCAAACTACTCTTTTGTAGATGTTGTGTGAAGTGGTTGTAAGTAAAGTGCCATATCATGTTTTCAGTCTACTAAATATGTATAACGTTGAAAGGTTATGTTGACTTTGTTGACTTTTCTATACTATGTGTGCTTTAAAAGTTGACTCATTGACGGCGTTGACAGCATGTACAGCATGAGGTAAAATATTGCATCAACCTTTCCGACGTTTCGATGTGCTGGCTATCTTCGTCTTTCTTACATCGTGCTTATTGTTCGTGTTTGTTAGTAGCAAATATCCATAGAGTCTGTAGGCATGTATCTTTAGGTACTGTTTTTTGATCGCCGGTCTCAAAGTTATGTACTTAAAATTGTATGAACCACAATcttgaatacattgtattaagCTATATACAGAAATTCCTCATGCTTTTTTAGGGAAACATCTGACGGCAAAATACTGTAACATTAGATAAGATATATAACTAGTCCATTGTACATAGATTAAAAAAGACAAATTACACTGTTGTGTATTGCTCATTTATTTTATGTATTATAGAAGACGAATATGATAACAAATACCTATTTCCTCGTTTCTTGCTTTTTATCTACATACATTTTTGCAATAGCTATTTCCAAGATATTAAATCAGGTAAACCTGAAGATGTATATAGAAATTTACTGGGAATAACATTACTGGATATGAACTTAATGACACGTGTAATCATACTCTTGCAGACCATGTAAACAATCTTTAATCGAAATGTACATCTAGGTGCATCTAAATCGACGTTGATGTCTGAGGACAATATACAATTAGCTTCTATCTGCCGTCAAATCTTTTAACTTTTCCGTCCTCTTCTGACAAGGGGAGTTCCTCTTCGTCCGAACTCCTGGTGAAGTCGTCATGAACGGTGTAATCCTCCTCCACGTGTCCCTGTACAGTCAGCGTGGCCCTGGTGAAGCCGTTCTTCATGTCCGGTGGACCCTGTGGCGAGGCGAAGGTCAGGGTCTTCTTGTCGGGCTCGCCTCGTGACCAGGGCTGCTCTTCCCCGCTGCCGAAGACCAGGTAGATGATGGCAGCCGCCACGAGCAGACAGGCTACCACGGTGAACACTAAGGACCATTCGTGGTTCGTCTGTAAGGATAGAATATAATATACACTTAGAATGTAGCAAAATACTGCTTAGAATGTAACAATTATTAGCATTCACGTTACACTTGATAGGTAGTACTTGATAGACTGTAAAAACCCGCCTGTATTTCTCGAACACACACTCGGAGCTGTTGCCCGTACCTTGTGTTTCGTCAGCACACCAACAATGACGACCCAGATGGACCCGGCCAGATGTGAGCAGGATGTGGAGATGCCTCCGATGAGTCCGGCAAACGACGGTGACAGGTCTAATGGGTTGACGTTGAATCCTAACAGGAGATGTGTATATAAGTATTAAATGTAACCAAACGGTAAGAAAATCATATTTGTTGTGAACATTATCTATCATCATAACAGGTTTGAAATTGAACAACCGCTTCGCTTGATTTCAAAGATGACATAAGGccacaaaaagtaaactttaTAAATTACATCAACGCGGtccttaattttcacctgatttgaaaaaaaaaacgttttcttCTTAGGGATCGATGGTCAAAATGAtgacaaagtacaaaaatgggcAAAAACGATCTAATAAATCTACTTTTAGACGTAACACCAGTGAGGTAGACGcctgactgtagttgcagaagtaaaACTTGTTGGATAAGCTGTAAATTTCGCTCATCATACCTCCGCCCATAGACACTGCGACGAACGCTCCGGCAGCGCAGAAACTGGCCAGCGACATCCCAAGGCTGGTGGAGATCGCCAGGAGGATGTAACAGGCAGCCAGGCCTAAGAAACCTAGCAAGAACAGGCAAAAAAAATATTCCGTATGCAATACGACATCCCAAGTATTATTAACTCCCTCCGTTCTTACATTCTATGAGGTGTTTAGGGTGCTTACGACTGCGAATGAAAAAATGCCAATACGGAACTTGTATTAACTCGTGTTAACCCACCGTTATTGGGTGAGCCTGTACACTGCCATTGCCACTGTATATTGTATCCATAAAGAAATTGCACTTTTCATGACTTATAAACAGTCATGGCAGAAAAATAAAGCATGAGATATCATATAACACCTAACTATACCTTCCTACAAGAGCCTGTGCAAAATAAAGTTCAAACGCATTCGTCCGTCTCTCACTGCAGCTTTTGAAATGTCTTTGGGTTACAATAAAATGCATTGGGGGTATGATCACCATACATTAGGTTACGGGTACATAAGGAATGTTAGGAATAGTAACACCATGATGGCAAAGCGAAACCTACCGACGGTAGTCAAAGCTTTCCTGACGACTGTAGTTGACCTTGTCTGCCTGCCGTAGCGGGAATCAGCTAAGATTCCTGAGAGCGGCATACAGACCCCGGATATCAGCGGTGGCAGACCAACAAGAATACCGGTCTGGAGTcggaaaaaaacattgtcactGTAACATGACGTTTGGTTCCAAGACACGTGAAAGTAGTCATTCCTATCGAACAAAAGCGTATTAAGGAAGAATCCAGAAAGTGGGGGTgaagatgaattttaaaaaaaacgtgtttaAAAACAGTATTTCCACAGGACGTACCAGATTAGCGTCGATGTGAAAGCTGTGTACGTAGTAGAGCGGTGCGTAGATGAGCATCAGGTGTGTGGCAACCTTCAGGCACACCTGGCACAGCACGATGGAGTATACTGGGGGTGACGTCAGCAGGCGCTTCCATGGCACCGGTGGACGGACCTTGGGCTGTGGCAACAATTACATGAAGCATAGATTTAATTCAATGGTTTATCTTAGATCATATATAGTTTTATCATCCACATGGGAAACGTATATTTGTgtatctatgtatataaaaGTGTACTTGACTAATGTATAAAGTTACTACTTTTTCTCCTTGTCAAAGTTGCagttttatgtatgtgtgtgtgtgtgtgtgtgcgtgtgtgtgtgtgtgtgtgtgtgttctagAGTGTTCTCAATTGGCCTCAATTTCTCTGATCTAATAGTTACAGTTGACATACAGGTACATACAGGCGGTCTTGTCTTTGCGCTGACACTGTGTCTGTCAGTGTCGTCTCCGAGGAACGAGTCATCTTCGGGATTCTCCGGAGCGATTTCTAACGACAGCTCCCGGATAAACAGGTCGGCAATGATTCCCCAGGTCACTCCAAGTAATCCTTTTCGTGCATGTAGGAATAGATGTTGTTAATCCTTCAATTGTGCCAAACGTATTGTATGTCACCATTAATACAGGCTATGTCAAACACaacttgacaaaaaaaatatatcaattaacgttacatatcaaaTTTACCGTCCTTGTGATAAGTTGTCATGTTTTTACATTAGATATCTTCTTTCTTGCGAATGCAGTAAATAGCAGATGTAAAAGGGATGTCAGCCATGTGTAGTTGAAAGTTGAATATTGTGAATAGATATAGTTTGTTTCAGTTTGTGTTCAAGTATTTCTCTTTTGCTTACTGATTTATAATTGTTAACGCGCTTCCTTGGAAATTAGGTATTGTAATTGAATGTACTATCATACAGATTCATACATAAAGTTAGACAAAAAGAAAGGAATATATAGTTTACCGAATATGTAGAAGGATCCGGCCCACCCCAGCTTGTTTGTGATAGCTCCGGTAGCAGCGGTACCGATGGCCATGCCGATGTACTGGCCTGCAACATGGGAGGAAAGCTTGTTTTGTTGATAACCAAATAACCAGTATATGTTTGCCATAATATACTTCGACGACAGACAAAAcggcaaacatttttttctgcaagtaATGTAGTTTCCCTCCGATGACAACTGCTACGTTTGGCGTATATGTATTGCATAAATTTCTCTATTTCATGTAGCTGATTAAAACATTTACGCGATTCAGTGGCAATCCGTTAATACCCTCTATGCGGTTACGTACTCTATCTCATATGTACCAAAGATTGATAAATAGAAATGGCGCCGATTGAATGAAGACAGGGATGGCGTTTTTATGGAGAGCTTTTTAAATCTATATCGACAATGTGAGGGTTTCTCACTTATGTTTCCCTCACCTGCAAAGACCACAGATGATAATCTGCTCTTTTCCGCGTGTTGAGACCAGGCCCCAAGCACGGAAAAGGCCGAAGGCATGGTCATACCCTGTGGTACAAATAATCCATTTCAAAAACAAAGTCATTTTGTTCAATCAAAGATTTAGAATATAGCAAGAAGCATCCGTGAGAACAAAATGTGGTGACATATTGGATTCGTACCCACTTCAAGTAGTCAAACGTACCTCTGAACATCCCTGTAGGAAGATTGTGAAGATAAAAGTTCCCACACTCAGTCTTGCTGCCGGAGGCTGGATGATGTGGATTATCGATCCGATGAAGACAGAACCTTCCAGAACGCTGCAATATGGTCGGGGACATGTCAAACAACAAGCTAGAAACTTAACTTAACCACCACGAGCTTCCACTACATTGCgttgttttacattttcattgtgATATGCTTAAGATCAGTTATGTTGTTATGTGAATAATAATATGAACTAATTTGAATAACAAAGTCTGATTCGATGTATTGGAATCATTAAAACATCTTTATAACTTTATACATTTGCTGCTTACAAAACTTAAAAACTGATTTTATGCATTATATTGTTGTAAAAGACGAAATATCTAAAACTTTCCCATGGAAAACGTtatgaattatttttttctctaacAGGTCAGAAAATGCAATGGTAGTCTGCAAAAT
The sequence above is drawn from the Branchiostoma floridae strain S238N-H82 chromosome 4, Bfl_VNyyK, whole genome shotgun sequence genome and encodes:
- the LOC118413931 gene encoding vesicular glutamate transporter 1-like, producing the protein MPSLDLPVLPKPRVPKRYVVAGLVYLGILCQYSMRRNLDVAIVAMVNTTSEDQLDTSGADPPAKPEFDWSQTMIGVLFGCFYWGYILTKLLGGYLSYRFSPVRVLEGSVFIGSIIHIIQPPAARLSVGTFIFTIFLQGCSEGMTMPSAFSVLGAWSQHAEKSRLSSVVFAGQYIGMAIGTAATGAITNKLGWAGSFYIFGLLGVTWGIIADLFIRELSLEIAPENPEDDSFLGDDTDRHSVSAKTRPPPKVRPPVPWKRLLTSPPVYSIVLCQVCLKVATHLMLIYAPLYYVHSFHIDANLTGILVGLPPLISGVCMPLSGILADSRYGRQTRSTTVVRKALTTVGFLGLAACYILLAISTSLGMSLASFCAAGAFVAVSMGGGFNVNPLDLSPSFAGLIGGISTSCSHLAGSIWVVIVGVLTKHKTNHEWSLVFTVVACLLVAAAIIYLVFGSGEEQPWSRGEPDKKTLTFASPQGPPDMKNGFTRATLTVQGHVEEDYTVHDDFTRSSDEEELPLSEEDGKVKRFDGR